The Medicago truncatula cultivar Jemalong A17 chromosome 4, MtrunA17r5.0-ANR, whole genome shotgun sequence genome includes a region encoding these proteins:
- the LOC25491884 gene encoding probable BOI-related E3 ubiquitin-protein ligase 3: MPNLDPNLLNSDSNSNVYATTMYNNNQPLTLPNEFQQQMDEVNHFITSQSEKLRILVQEQRRQQVGTLLKKVESDMCHILRQKDEQIAQATKKRLELEQFLIRLETDNQMWRRASRENEAMVLSLNNALEQIKERTLAIEEVESCCDMKNHEEETWENTSLNTICKCCYSQESSFMFLPCRHLCSCKSCEPSLQTCPVCLMPKRSIIETLPF, translated from the exons ATGCCAAATCTTGATCCCAATCTCCTTAATTCTGATTCAAATTCTAATGTCTATGCCACAACTATGTATAACAACAATCAACCTCTAACACTGCCAAATGAGTTTCAACAACAGATGGACGAGGTTAATCACTTTATCACATCACAG AGCGAGAAATTGAGAATATTGGTGCAAGAGCAAAGAAGGCAGCAAGTGGGGACATTATTGAAGAAGGTAGAATCGGATATGTGTCATATACTAAGACAAAAGGATGAACAAATAGCACAAGCGACAAAGAAAAGGTTGGAGCTGGAACAATTCTTGATCAGACTAGAAACAGATAATCAAATGTGGCGGAGAGCTTCTCGGGAAAATGAAGCTATGGTGTTGTCCCTCAATAACGCCTTAGAACAAATCAAAGAAAGAACATTGGCTATAGAAGAAGTAGAGTCATGTTGTGACATGAAAAATCATGAAGAAGAAACATGGGAAAACACAAGTCTAAACACAATTTGCAAATGTTGTTATTCACAAGAGTCATCTTTTATGTTCCTTCCTTGCAGGCACCTATGTTCATGTAAATCATGTGAACCTTCTCTCCAAACATGTCCTGTGTGCTTAATGCCAAAGAGATCTATTATAGAGACTCTCCCTTTCTAG